The DNA region TCTAATGCATGCAGTCACTTTCCTCTGCCTTTACAGCTCATAAGCTTAACACACTAAAAATACAACATACTATGACAATAGACTTTGACAATGACACCTTTGACAATTAGGTAGAGTGAGAAATGctgcaaaacaaacattttgggGGGGGGGATGACGACACAgccacaaaaacaaaaaacaaacacaatgtcATCATTTCACACCACAacactaatgttttttttttctctctaaaACACACTTTTACTCTCCCAAAAACCTACAATTCACAAAGCAATAATCGCAGAGAGCAACTAACATCGTTTTTATTAAAGAATGTCAAGACGCAGGAGGAGAAAAGCCTATAAtacattataaatataatattataagtTTATTTTTCACACTATTTACTCAAAATTGACTATGGCAAAAGGTTTTACAATGTAGCAaatgttaaagggatatttTCCCATTATTTTCCCACCCTCATGCTgctacagtttttctgaattgctaaaacacattttttgaaaccatcactcattttctcaaaaccttaaacacaaatcccaattttaaacaaaattcacagaacccctgactcttccagcaaaatcaaacaatttcttcaaaaccatttcacttgtactcaaaatcaaactaagctttcaaatcatacacacataagtctataatataaaacacttcaagcatccattagacactaccttaaaaaatggaaaacacaacatccaggagatctgcttacagaaaaatacatgtttattgtacataacaacacacttgacaaatactgttaaaaatctctattactgtaatcacaagtttagttcagtgaatatagcgaatactttactgtaagtactgcaagtaatagtacgttttcaatattactgtgcacttgtattttgtaaaaagtcagcaatccaactgcaaattttgccaattgcattgtctctggtgtcctttttctcctcatactcttcatctgcctctcagactgtttccaatccacacaattggtaaaaaataccattagataaaagtgtgtagaattttgagtcgttgtgtttactcgatgataacggtgttgtagttgtgttcaacttttgcctgcctgggtttagcatttataaaacaagtgcattgcagtgtgaaatgtgtgttttagtgagaagtttgtgtttagagttttgcaaaaagagtcCATGATTTGACAAAAgggtttaggccactatgaatttggttcagagattggggtttagtgttttagcaattcagaaaaactgtaagacAGAAGGAGAAAATTTTGAAAACCCATTATGCCTTACATTATGTCCTTTTGGTGTTTCATTGAGTCATATGGGTTTGTGTGAGTTTCATGTTTTGCCAAACTATTGCTTTAACAATTATAATATATGGTTTATACAACATCATCAAGGCTGTTAAGCTTCTAATCccacatggaaagaacctatatgtagatatatgtgcatatatgaagcttatatgcacatatatgtgcatatatacagcatatatgcgcatatatgaaacatatatgcagctaatatgcacatatatgcagcacatatacagcatatatgcacatatataataatatacatgcacatatatgaaacctatatgcagctaatatgcacatatatgctgcacatatacagcatatatgcccatatatgataatatatatgctgcatatatgcaaaattgaggtgcatatatgtgcatatacaggccataaattatgtgaattattaaataaagttatgatgtctgcacatttaaaacatttacaagatcTGTCTAGGACATGTATAACAAAATGGTTTAATTTAACAGCTACTGTTCAGTGTTATTTAACAGCGACAGTAGCGCAGATGGTAGAGTGAGTTGTCTAATGATCGGAAGGTTGGGTGTACGAATTCCAGCAGTGGTGGGTGGgattgcatttttttgtgatcggAAGGTTGGAGATTTGAATCCTGgctcctgcaggtgcagactgtcattggttggacctttatttatgtttaatttattagcagctacagattttaataattttaccaatatataggttaacatatatgtgcatatatgtacatatatgtacatataatataggaaaacggccaattttatatatgtcacatatatgtaaaacCTATATCAAAACCTATATTGAAACAAGTGTTAAGTGGCTACATGCTGATACTGTAATCTTCATATATTGGCTGATTCAATGACCCaatcaatacacagtatagtttAATCACTAGCTGACAGACttaacaaatcttttttttttgctaataaatattgtatacattaacataagtgcaaatttgttGAACACAAGACTTCTAAAATCAAATGTCTGTTTTTCAATTGTATTGCAACTTTATGGCaaattcgtatgaattcgtaAATTTTCTTACGATTTGCTTTTGCCACGTGACGTTGGGGTTATTTTTCTGAGTTGGCTAACTGgtatgaatttatttaattataagaaaaaaacaatatactgtatatattgtttttattttctaataattgtacaaattcattagttagccaactcgtaaagtATGGATTCCCATGAAATCAGGTTGTTTATTTACACAATATTTGTATGGCTGTTTGTACATTTGGACCCAACACACGTTTTTTTACATGGCCAAATCTGAGATGAATCGGACGGGCAAATGAATAACATTGCATTAAAGTTGAACATTAAGAATCAATTATAAATCAATTTGAAGTATTACAGATTAACCAAAAGCACCACACCACAGCAGTGCTTATTTTGTGGACATGCACTATATATGATAATATTAATATGCTCGTTCTCTGGAATTATAGGCCCACTTCAGTGATTTatcttaaaaatttaagttcCTTATTTGTATGGCTGTAATAAATCTGTAACTTTGTGTAATTTAAGATCTTTAACTGAGAAGTTATTtggaaaacaaaaacttttaagaGTGGATGTGCTTTGATACTGAGCTATAATCAACTAATAGCATCACTGTAGGTTCTGTCCAGTTCAGTAGACTGACATAAAACACGGGTATAGGCTACATTACGACTGGCCATGAATAAAAAGACAAAACGCGTTACAAGTGGAAATCTCCGATTAAAGGGCGCATTCAAAGGGCGTTGCTCCTTTACAGTCTCTGTTGTTGCCCTGTTAATGCCTTTATTTAGCTATGATCATCTCTGTTGGCTGATGCCCTCCCATGGGGTTGAAAGGCCGCAGATCGCCTGATCCTGCGCGTCGCTTGTGTCATTCCGCCCGCCGCCCGCAGTGCGCGTCACTACGGTCGCGGTGCGCTGAAGAGCGCGGTGGTGATTGAAGTCCTGACCGCCCGTCGCGGGCTCGCCCAGCGGGAGAAGAGTTTAGAGGACGTGTGGGAtaattattatgttatttaaGGGTAATTTACAACACAAGACCACGTTTGGTCCGCTGTGGAAAAATCGCAGGTTCTTCTGAATGATTGTTATGCTGGTTGCACATATTTAAAGAGCGTTATTTTTACGCACataccacacatttgtctgcAAACGTATTATAGACTTACACCttttcttataataattttaacagcgaaacaaaacataaaactattcattttgcaaaaagattgcatgcaaaaaaatcttgagcAGTTTTTGGAAACTGCGATTTATTAATTGTATACAGCATGAAATGCgtgtgacaacttgccccacCTTAGCTTTTATAAGAAATACACTTATCTGAACAACATTTTCTCTTAAGTCTACCTTTATTAGGTAGCTGAAATAGTATGGGAGATAGATTATAGAATTcgcaaacattttccttaaACACAATTATTTACTGGGTGTTTGACCCAACCTACAATTTGTATAATTGACTAAAAGCCTTGGGATACAACATCCCCATGTGACAACTGCTTTACAGAGTCATAAATAAGTGAAACATATTGCCATGATTTGCACTGCAATTAAAACAATTGCATTATAATGTGGCTGTTATTTATGATCGTGTTTAAGTTACTCATTAGATAATTAGCAGTTAGTGTTATTCAACTTGATTGCATTTGCATCAGGTATATACCTCAATAACTGAAATTATATATACCGTTAAAGAGAGCATATGATTGTTGCTCAACGTTAGAGAAATATGTTTATAAACATATTACATTAAAACAGACACACCAACCTGATCACACACAGTTGAGATTACTAAAGTAAACTCATACACTAAAAAGTAAAGCTGAAAAAGGGTTAATTTGTCGATTGCGTGTGCGTTATGTTACCCAATGCAATGGCATGCACAAATTTACAAATGTGACCGAAGTGTGTAAGCACACTTTTTGCGGCGCTTgcatatatagcctactgtacaTTTGATGACCATATCCTGCATGCAGTTGATGATCGTGTCTATGCATTGAATTGCTTCCCAACGCATGCATTAAAACAGATCTGCACCAGGCACCACTGGACATTACAGCCTATACctacaattaaaacaaaacgtttttacgCTGGAATAGCGATGATGGACGACGGGCTGTGCGCGCGCGCGCTCTCGCGCGTCAGCATGGCGTTTAGATGAAACGAAAGGCTCTCCGTTGTAATGCACgagtgtgtgcgtgcgtgtgtttgtAATGCGCGAGCGCGTGTTTGAGGTGGCGAGGTGGGGGTGAGAGACCCCGTCGTGTTTTGACCCCCTAAACAACTCCCAGTCTCCATCTCCCTCTCCGGTTTAAAGCTCCAGCGCTCATTGTGGAGAGACGCATTTGAGCGCGACGCCCGCTTCATGGACATCGACGGAGCGCAAAGGACACGGACGCGCCGTTAATACCGGATACTCGGGCCGCCCCGCGTCGCTACTGCTTTCCTGTTAAGGTGGAGTATCTTTACGTATGACCATCACATCCTGATGTATCCATAATATAACTCACATTTCCATAAGCGTGGAATTTCCGTGAGTGCTGTTATAGATATAATTCATGAGATCATTATATGCCAACCAGTCACTCTGGAAGAGTAACGGAGAGTTATTTTGCTGAATACTTTAAAAGTGGACAGCACTGGATGATACGCGCGCCGCGCGTGCACGCACGATGCTCCAAAATCTATAAACCAAACATACTTTTTTGCACCTGATTATATGTAAATATGGTTTAGTTATGCTCAGGTTGTAAtaagatttgttgttttgttgtagtGTGTCTAATCTGCCGGTCTGGTGTGTGTTGTCTTCAGTCAGTGAGTGTGTGAGCTCAGCTTCAGTATCGCATGGATAAGAGGGTAGGTCCTGCTTTTATTTCTTTATGTTTTCATGTTACAACATTACTGAGGTTTTATAAAAGGGTTTCTGTGTATTTAAGACCAAGGGAAAGCATAAGCCAGGCTAAACTAAATAACTTGCACAACCAGTAGCCTATAAAAGTTTATTACTATTTTTCAACTTCACATTTTTTTCTGCACCACTTGCAATATTTTGCATTGTTGAGTATTTAACAGCATTATAATTCTTATTAGATGAATGCATATAAAGTAAGTCATTATTAAACTTgtgctttatatattttactAATGCATCTATTAGATTTTTacataaaacaatacataagttgacagaaaatataaattatagtaacatcaattttaaaatatctttagttggctatatgttttattatattaaaaatagaaGCATAagatttgtgtgtattttgcaAAGTGTTTAACTCTTGAAACACTAAATGTTTTATCCAGTTGTTGAATTCACAAAAGTGCTTCAATGTCAAACTGTTCAGAGTTTATTGTTAATTTCTCATACCCGGACACATAAAGTCAATAAAATGCAAAGATCAGATGAAGTAGTGTGGGAAAAAAGCATATAGGCCCTAGAAAGGCAACTGCAGTCGGTAAGTAGGTCAACTTTTGTGCTACAGTGAGCGGGCAAATGGAGGTTTTTAACTGTCTGAGTATCTTCACAGAAATAATAGTTATGATCCTGTTCATTTATTAGAAATCTATTCAATCTCAACTAATCTCCTAAATCTGTCCTtgcaatatttttttctcattataAGTGAAATGATCCAAGAAATTAATTACTGTTTGCAGCATTTGTTGGCAAAACCCCTGTTAGATGAATGCTTTCAGTGGGTTATATTACTTTTTCCAAAAGGATTATTTTGATATGACATAGATGTCTTGTACTGGTTAACCCACACAAAAGTCACTAATATTTTTGATGATTTTGTGCTTGTGTGAGTTTTTGGCTGCATATATTTGAAGAAGTACTTGATTTTTAGAAATGCATGACATTGGTTATCTTGTAGTAATTATTGGTAGTGGAATAGTTAAGAGCTTTATGTGTTTAACtacatttgtttcattttaagagAGCACATTGATTACTAGACCTCGTTTCACTAataattttaattaatgtaaatgtatacgTTTTTAAAGTCTATAGTTTACATGAAAGTGGTTGACAtagtaataaaacattttacaaatgatatgcttttttaaaataacacttTCATTTAAATTCACCGTGATTTTTAATCATGATTTTAACCATGAATTTTAGTGTATCATAAGAGCAAACACAGTGTTGCCACTTGAAAATTGATGCCAAATAAATATTAATCATATATTGCATTACATACAGTAATATTATTAGACATGACCACCTCCATCTTAATAATAAGTTTACTATGATAGAAAATAGTGTTTGAAatacatgtttttcattgctGACTGTTAGGCCGTTTTGCTCCTTATATCAGTGAAAAATCatgcactttttttaaataaaaaatgtgaccATAAAATCTTGTAAAGAGGATGAATGAAGGCTGGATGCTGTTATGATTTATTTGTATGTCAGGGCTGTTTATAATAATTCCCGTTCTTCAGTCAGAAAGTTTGTCCCTGATTTTATGTCCCTGGGTGAACGTTGCTTGGCACTCGGAAAAATCGCACATCAAAGCTTCCCGCGACTGGTGTTTATTGAGGAGGAGACACAATTAGCAATGACTTCAAACAGCTTTTCGCTCGCTCCTATATGCAAACACCCCGTTGATCTTGTATGCAATTACAATAACACACAGAGCACATCTTACACTAGTATCTCGCTCCTTCCTGTCTGCTTTAATAAATGATGCTGATATGTTTCAGTATGAGGACTTGGTGCAGTACCCAGGCTCTGATGCCATGGCTGTGGGAGGCTATGGCGATGCGATGAGGTCACTTCCTCCACCACATTATGCCCACGCTGTGCCTGACTCCCTCAAACACTACCGGGATCAAATCTATGGGTAAGATGAGTTCATTAATCGCCATTTTAAAAGTTGCATGTGATTTTTTAGTTTAGTATACCTTATAGTTTTTCTTTATTAGCTTGACCTAATTTGACCACTTAAACTGAATTTAGTTTGTGTTGATtcaataataaattataatattaaaaaatattacttGATGTTAATTTAGATACTACTGCATAAAGCATATTTtctatataaaaacataatttgtttAAGTTTTACTTAAAGACAGACACTTTTTGTCTTGTTGGtcatgcacatttttttttaccaaacttgaaaaataaaaattgtgatcatttgtgtgtgtgtgtatacgcAGTCATCCTCTGTTTCCACTCCTGGCGCTGGTCTTTGAAAAGTGTGAACTCGCCACCTGCTCGCCACGAGACTCTGTGTCAAACCCCGCCCACCTCCCTGGCATGACCAATCACAGTGATGTCTGTTCCTCTGAATCCTTCAACGATGACATCGCAGCCTTTGCCAAACAAGTAAGCAACAGAAAAGCAATCACCTTTCACATTACATTACCTGCTGTTTACGCAAATATCATTGAATATCATTgcttaatgatttttttctgtTCAAACATTTAGATTCGCTCTGAAAAACCCATCTTCTCATCTAATCCAGAATTGGATAATCTGGTAATTGTGCAAAAAATTATATactttttataatatattttaaagacagTTGTATTGAATCCATATGTGTAACCATTATATGTGTTTATACAGATGATCCAGGCCATTCAAGTACTGCGGTTTCATCTGTTAGAGCTAGAAAAGGTATGTTTTGTCTTTCTCATTACATGATAGGTATTTGATACATAATACACTTTAGTACTTTAATATTCATAAATAATAGTTATGATTGACCATGTCATCTACATATTACTTCAAAGAATTATGATAATGGTGAAAAATAATGGTTGTCATCGGAAACCAATATCGACCAATAATATAAAAtctgtttaaattaacatttttgtgGCACAGAAAtgacacattgcacctttaacatgTTGTGGATGTGTGTTAATGATGCATCTGATATCTTGACATGTTTCGTCTGTTACAGGTCCATGACCTCTGCGATAATTTCTGTCATCGCTACATCACCTGTCTGAAGGGCAAGATGCCCACTGATTTGGTACTGGAGGACCGGGATGGTGGATCCAAATCTGACATGGAGGATTTTACTGGTTCTTGCACCAATCTGTCAGACCAAGTGAGTTTGCGGATATCTGTCAAATATTAGAGATTTTTTTTCGCTCGCCCAGTGCATATGTTTGACTCATGCGCTCTCTCCTGATCCAGAATCAGTCCTGGTTACGAGATCCAGATGACTGCATGTCGACTCCTTCTGGTACCCCAAGTGTTTCCTGTGGCCTCAACTCACACAGTTTAGAGAACTGCAGCGATGCAGGTACTTTAACACATGATAGACGTTCATACTGCCACAAACAGTGTAAACTAGAATAAATACTTTTATAACAATATACATTAACAgaaaaatggtccctatctgtcactggggcagtaccctatAAATAAGGTCCTAATATACCATTAAGGTACAGATAGGTACACATtcggtacaaatatgtacttttgaggtactaaaataaactatttaGGTGTACCAGCTATTGTTCTGATAGTGTAGTTAATAGAGAAGTTAACGTGAACTAAAAACTATTATTTTATTGTCTTCTTATTGATTTTTACTAAAGTGAACTTttacatgtaatttattaagaGTAATAAATGCTGTATCATACTGGagttacattaataaaatatattgtgATGTATAAAATTGTATTGTAAAATGTGTCAATTatgcattttaattttgtgtaaaaatgGTCATAATTTTGCGGTTGACGTTTGCTTTAGCTTGTTTATTACACTGAAAATGAAACATGTACCATACACACTGCATAG from Paramisgurnus dabryanus chromosome 8, PD_genome_1.1, whole genome shotgun sequence includes:
- the meis3 gene encoding homeobox protein Meis3 isoform X1; the protein is MDKRYEDLVQYPGSDAMAVGGYGDAMRSLPPPHYAHAVPDSLKHYRDQIYGHPLFPLLALVFEKCELATCSPRDSVSNPAHLPGMTNHSDVCSSESFNDDIAAFAKQIRSEKPIFSSNPELDNLMIQAIQVLRFHLLELEKVHDLCDNFCHRYITCLKGKMPTDLVLEDRDGGSKSDMEDFTGSCTNLSDQNQSWLRDPDDCMSTPSGTPSVSCGLNSHSLENCSDAGDGLDGSIASPSTGEEDETDRDRRNNKKRGIFPKVATNIMRAWLFQHLSHPYPSEEQKKQLAQDTGLTILQVNNWFINARRRIVQPMIDQSNRSGQGAPYSPEGAALGGYGLDGSHLGLRTAGLQGMPSLPTDYPGALLPQPGYSHAGPSLHPYPGPHAAMLLHPPPHAHPAEPLIGQGLDIHAH
- the meis3 gene encoding homeobox protein Meis3 isoform X2; the protein is MAVGGYGDAMRSLPPPHYAHAVPDSLKHYRDQIYGHPLFPLLALVFEKCELATCSPRDSVSNPAHLPGMTNHSDVCSSESFNDDIAAFAKQIRSEKPIFSSNPELDNLMIQAIQVLRFHLLELEKVHDLCDNFCHRYITCLKGKMPTDLVLEDRDGGSKSDMEDFTGSCTNLSDQNQSWLRDPDDCMSTPSGTPSVSCGLNSHSLENCSDAGDGLDGSIASPSTGEEDETDRDRRNNKKRGIFPKVATNIMRAWLFQHLSHPYPSEEQKKQLAQDTGLTILQVNNWFINARRRIVQPMIDQSNRSGQGAPYSPEGAALGGYGLDGSHLGLRTAGLQGMPSLPTDYPGALLPQPGYSHAGPSLHPYPGPHAAMLLHPPPHAHPAEPLIGQGLDIHAH